The following proteins come from a genomic window of Miscanthus floridulus cultivar M001 chromosome 2, ASM1932011v1, whole genome shotgun sequence:
- the LOC136539989 gene encoding myb-related protein 2-like isoform X2: MYHHHQQLQSHSHFLSSRQAFPPERHMLLQGGSIPAEPGLVLSTDAKPRLKWTPELHERFVEAVNQLGGPDKATPKTIMRLMGVPGLTLYHLKRHLQKYRLSKNIHAQANGGNAKNVVGCAMAIEKPPEGNGSPASHLNLGTQTNKSVHIGEALQMQIEVQRRLHEQLEVQRHLQLRIEAQGKYLQSVLEKAQETLSKQNAGSVGVETAKMQLSELVSKVSTECLQHAFTGFEEIEGSQILQGHTIQLGDGSVDSCITACDGSQKDQDILSINLSAHRGKEIGCMAFDIQAKERGREDLFLDKLSMTPPSHLDRCERDSFSTTRKAAKLDLNINDTTDGPQNCKKIDLNGFNWT; the protein is encoded by the exons ATGTATCATCACCATCAACAGCTTCAGAGCCACAGCCATTTCCTGTCTTCTAGGCAGGCATTCCCTCCAGAAAGGCACATGCTTCTGCAAGGAGGGAGCATTCCAGCAGAGCCAGGGCTTGTGCTTTCCACTGATGCTAAACCTAGGTTAAAATGGACACCTGAACTACATGAGCGTTTTGTGGAGGCGGTAAATCAACTAGGTGGGCCTGATA AAGCTACACCAAAGACAATCATGAGACTCATGGGTGTCCCTGGACTAACACTATACCACCTTAAGAGACATCTTCAG AAATACAGGCTAAGCAAAAACATTCACGCCCAAGCTAACGGCGGAAATGCAAAAAATG TGGTTGGCTGCGCCATGGCAATAGAGAAACCACCTGAAGGAAATGGATCACCAGCTAGCCACTTAAACCTTGGAACCCAGACAAACAA ATCTGTGCACATAGGTGAAGCCCTTCAGATGCAAATTGAAGTACAGCGCCGACTGCATGAGCAACTTGAG GTACAAAGACATTTGCAACTCCGCATTGAAGCACAAGGGAAGTACCTACAATCTGTGCTAGAAAAGGCACAGGAGACACTTTCAAAACAGAATGCAGGGTCAGTCGGTGTAGAAACCGCGAAGATGCAACTGTCAGAATTAGTCTCAAAGGTATCGACAGAATGCCTCCAGCATGCATTTACAGGCTTTGAGGAGATTGAAGGTTCCCAAATTCTACAAGGGCACACCATCCAACTTGGCGATGGGTCAGTTGACAGCTGCATAACTGCTTGTGATGGCTCACAGAAAGATCAAGATATCCTATCAATCAACCTTTCTGCTCACAGAGGAAAGGAGATAGGATGCATGGCCTTCGATATACAAGCAAAAGAAAGAGGGAGAGAGGATTTGTTCCTTGACAAGCTAAGCATGACGCCTCCAAGCCACCTAGACAGGTGTGAGAGAGACAGTTTTAGTACAACACGCAAGGCAGCAAAATTGGATCTGAATATCAATGACACCACTGACGGGCCCCAGAACTGCAAGAAAATTGACTTGAATGGGTTCAACTGGACCTAG
- the LOC136539989 gene encoding myb-related protein 2-like isoform X3, with product MYHHHQQLQSHSHFLSSRQAFPPERHMLLQGGSIPAEPGLVLSTDAKPRLKWTPELHERFVEAVNQLEATPKTIMRLMGVPGLTLYHLKRHLQKYRLSKNIHAQANGGNAKNVVGCAMAIEKPPEGNGSPASHLNLGTQTNKSVHIGEALQMQIEVQRRLHEQLEVQRHLQLRIEAQGKYLQSVLEKAQETLSKQNAGSVGVETAKMQLSELVSKVSTECLQHAFTGFEEIEGSQILQGHTIQLGDGSVDSCITACDGSQKDQDILSINLSAHRGKEIGCMAFDIQAKERGREDLFLDKLSMTPPSHLDRCERDSFSTTRKAAKLDLNINDTTDGPQNCKKIDLNGFNWT from the exons ATGTATCATCACCATCAACAGCTTCAGAGCCACAGCCATTTCCTGTCTTCTAGGCAGGCATTCCCTCCAGAAAGGCACATGCTTCTGCAAGGAGGGAGCATTCCAGCAGAGCCAGGGCTTGTGCTTTCCACTGATGCTAAACCTAGGTTAAAATGGACACCTGAACTACATGAGCGTTTTGTGGAGGCGGTAAATCAACTAG AAGCTACACCAAAGACAATCATGAGACTCATGGGTGTCCCTGGACTAACACTATACCACCTTAAGAGACATCTTCAG AAATACAGGCTAAGCAAAAACATTCACGCCCAAGCTAACGGCGGAAATGCAAAAAATG TGGTTGGCTGCGCCATGGCAATAGAGAAACCACCTGAAGGAAATGGATCACCAGCTAGCCACTTAAACCTTGGAACCCAGACAAACAA ATCTGTGCACATAGGTGAAGCCCTTCAGATGCAAATTGAAGTACAGCGCCGACTGCATGAGCAACTTGAG GTACAAAGACATTTGCAACTCCGCATTGAAGCACAAGGGAAGTACCTACAATCTGTGCTAGAAAAGGCACAGGAGACACTTTCAAAACAGAATGCAGGGTCAGTCGGTGTAGAAACCGCGAAGATGCAACTGTCAGAATTAGTCTCAAAGGTATCGACAGAATGCCTCCAGCATGCATTTACAGGCTTTGAGGAGATTGAAGGTTCCCAAATTCTACAAGGGCACACCATCCAACTTGGCGATGGGTCAGTTGACAGCTGCATAACTGCTTGTGATGGCTCACAGAAAGATCAAGATATCCTATCAATCAACCTTTCTGCTCACAGAGGAAAGGAGATAGGATGCATGGCCTTCGATATACAAGCAAAAGAAAGAGGGAGAGAGGATTTGTTCCTTGACAAGCTAAGCATGACGCCTCCAAGCCACCTAGACAGGTGTGAGAGAGACAGTTTTAGTACAACACGCAAGGCAGCAAAATTGGATCTGAATATCAATGACACCACTGACGGGCCCCAGAACTGCAAGAAAATTGACTTGAATGGGTTCAACTGGACCTAG
- the LOC136539989 gene encoding myb-related protein 2-like isoform X4, whose product MYHHHQQLQSHSHFLSSRQAFPPERHMLLQGGSIPAEPGLVLSTDAKPSSYQPPIKFNTESPFCSSVVGCAMAIEKPPEGNGSPASHLNLGTQTNKSVHIGEALQMQIEVQRRLHEQLEVQRHLQLRIEAQGKYLQSVLEKAQETLSKQNAGSVGVETAKMQLSELVSKVSTECLQHAFTGFEEIEGSQILQGHTIQLGDGSVDSCITACDGSQKDQDILSINLSAHRGKEIGCMAFDIQAKERGREDLFLDKLSMTPPSHLDRCERDSFSTTRKAAKLDLNINDTTDGPQNCKKIDLNGFNWT is encoded by the exons ATGTATCATCACCATCAACAGCTTCAGAGCCACAGCCATTTCCTGTCTTCTAGGCAGGCATTCCCTCCAGAAAGGCACATGCTTCTGCAAGGAGGGAGCATTCCAGCAGAGCCAGGGCTTGTGCTTTCCACTGATGCTAAACCTAG CAGTTATCAGCCTCCAATTAAGTTTAATACTGAAAGTCCTTTCTGCTCTTCAGTGGTTGGCTGCGCCATGGCAATAGAGAAACCACCTGAAGGAAATGGATCACCAGCTAGCCACTTAAACCTTGGAACCCAGACAAACAA ATCTGTGCACATAGGTGAAGCCCTTCAGATGCAAATTGAAGTACAGCGCCGACTGCATGAGCAACTTGAG GTACAAAGACATTTGCAACTCCGCATTGAAGCACAAGGGAAGTACCTACAATCTGTGCTAGAAAAGGCACAGGAGACACTTTCAAAACAGAATGCAGGGTCAGTCGGTGTAGAAACCGCGAAGATGCAACTGTCAGAATTAGTCTCAAAGGTATCGACAGAATGCCTCCAGCATGCATTTACAGGCTTTGAGGAGATTGAAGGTTCCCAAATTCTACAAGGGCACACCATCCAACTTGGCGATGGGTCAGTTGACAGCTGCATAACTGCTTGTGATGGCTCACAGAAAGATCAAGATATCCTATCAATCAACCTTTCTGCTCACAGAGGAAAGGAGATAGGATGCATGGCCTTCGATATACAAGCAAAAGAAAGAGGGAGAGAGGATTTGTTCCTTGACAAGCTAAGCATGACGCCTCCAAGCCACCTAGACAGGTGTGAGAGAGACAGTTTTAGTACAACACGCAAGGCAGCAAAATTGGATCTGAATATCAATGACACCACTGACGGGCCCCAGAACTGCAAGAAAATTGACTTGAATGGGTTCAACTGGACCTAG
- the LOC136539989 gene encoding myb-related protein 2-like isoform X1: MSSCQMYHHHQQLQSHSHFLSSRQAFPPERHMLLQGGSIPAEPGLVLSTDAKPRLKWTPELHERFVEAVNQLGGPDKATPKTIMRLMGVPGLTLYHLKRHLQKYRLSKNIHAQANGGNAKNVVGCAMAIEKPPEGNGSPASHLNLGTQTNKSVHIGEALQMQIEVQRRLHEQLEVQRHLQLRIEAQGKYLQSVLEKAQETLSKQNAGSVGVETAKMQLSELVSKVSTECLQHAFTGFEEIEGSQILQGHTIQLGDGSVDSCITACDGSQKDQDILSINLSAHRGKEIGCMAFDIQAKERGREDLFLDKLSMTPPSHLDRCERDSFSTTRKAAKLDLNINDTTDGPQNCKKIDLNGFNWT; this comes from the exons ATGTCTTCATGCCAGATGTATCATCACCATCAACAGCTTCAGAGCCACAGCCATTTCCTGTCTTCTAGGCAGGCATTCCCTCCAGAAAGGCACATGCTTCTGCAAGGAGGGAGCATTCCAGCAGAGCCAGGGCTTGTGCTTTCCACTGATGCTAAACCTAGGTTAAAATGGACACCTGAACTACATGAGCGTTTTGTGGAGGCGGTAAATCAACTAGGTGGGCCTGATA AAGCTACACCAAAGACAATCATGAGACTCATGGGTGTCCCTGGACTAACACTATACCACCTTAAGAGACATCTTCAG AAATACAGGCTAAGCAAAAACATTCACGCCCAAGCTAACGGCGGAAATGCAAAAAATG TGGTTGGCTGCGCCATGGCAATAGAGAAACCACCTGAAGGAAATGGATCACCAGCTAGCCACTTAAACCTTGGAACCCAGACAAACAA ATCTGTGCACATAGGTGAAGCCCTTCAGATGCAAATTGAAGTACAGCGCCGACTGCATGAGCAACTTGAG GTACAAAGACATTTGCAACTCCGCATTGAAGCACAAGGGAAGTACCTACAATCTGTGCTAGAAAAGGCACAGGAGACACTTTCAAAACAGAATGCAGGGTCAGTCGGTGTAGAAACCGCGAAGATGCAACTGTCAGAATTAGTCTCAAAGGTATCGACAGAATGCCTCCAGCATGCATTTACAGGCTTTGAGGAGATTGAAGGTTCCCAAATTCTACAAGGGCACACCATCCAACTTGGCGATGGGTCAGTTGACAGCTGCATAACTGCTTGTGATGGCTCACAGAAAGATCAAGATATCCTATCAATCAACCTTTCTGCTCACAGAGGAAAGGAGATAGGATGCATGGCCTTCGATATACAAGCAAAAGAAAGAGGGAGAGAGGATTTGTTCCTTGACAAGCTAAGCATGACGCCTCCAAGCCACCTAGACAGGTGTGAGAGAGACAGTTTTAGTACAACACGCAAGGCAGCAAAATTGGATCTGAATATCAATGACACCACTGACGGGCCCCAGAACTGCAAGAAAATTGACTTGAATGGGTTCAACTGGACCTAG
- the LOC136537223 gene encoding ricin B-like lectin R40G2, producing the protein MDMEHARPLRILCQSGQDLSLTVRDGTAVLARADDKDQRQCWVQSFRNTGRVTDYEGHLAFALVNWATGKALQRQRQRQRAGFSFFFSPQTQVGLVGHRPDSVDVALLWTQSEDLGEGFHGLRSVTDVGFVLDAANAVPEAGGAHDGTPILVFPWNGGHNQKWKMVPFY; encoded by the exons ATGGACATGGAGCACGCGCGGCCACTGCGAATCCTGTGCCAGAGCGGGCAGGACCTGAGCCTCACTGTTCGTGACGGCACCGCCGTCCTCGCCCGCGCGGACGACAAGGACCAGCGACAG TGCTGGGTCCAGAGCTTTCGGAACACCGGCCGCGTGACGGACTACGAGGGACACCTCGCGTTCGCGCTCGTGAACTGGGCCACCGGCAAGGCgctgcagcggcagcggcagcggcagcgagctG GGTTCTCATTTTTTTTTTCGCCGCAGACGCAGGTTGGCCTTGTCGGCCACAGACCGGACTCCGTGGACGTGGCGCTGCTCTGGACCCAGAGCGAGGACCTTGGCGAGGGCTTCCACGGCCTCCGCTCCGTGACCGACGTCGGTTTCGTCCTCGACGCGGCGAACGCCGTTCCTGAGGCCGGAGGCGCGCATGACGGCACGCCAATCCTTGTCTTCCCATGGAACGGCGGCCACAACCAGAAGTGGAAGATGGTTCCGTTCTATTGA